The genome window ACAACCATGCCGGTAGTAGTTGTAACGGAGCGGGTTTTTCGAGTGGTAGTCCTGATGGTAATCCTCGGCCGGATAGAAGGTGGTGGCCGGGACAATTTCGGTGACCACCGGACCGGGTAGCCGGCCGGATTTTTCCAGCGCGGCTTTCGAGGCCTCGGCCTGGCGCTGCTCTTCGGCATTGCCGTAGAAAATCGCACTGCGGTACTGGCTGCCCTTGTCGCAGAATTGCGCATTGGCGGTCAGCGGGTCGATGGTCGGCCAGAAGGCTTCCAGCAATTGCGCATAAGTGACTTTGCCCGGGTCGTAGCGCACCTGCACGGCTTCGGCATGCCCGGTGGCGCCATAGGACACTTCCTCGTAGGTGGGGTTTTCCACGTGGCCGCCGATGTAGCCCGAAGTGGTGGAAAGTACCCCGGGAATCTTGTCGAAATCCGCTTCGGTGCACCAGAAGCAGCCGCCGGCAAACACTGCGACCGCCGCAGGGGTTTTGCTCGTCGCAGAAGCCGCCGGGGTTGCGCCCTCGCCTGCCACAAGCAGCCCGCTGAACAGCAGACCGGCCAGGCCGAGTAAAGACGTTTGCCAGCAAGTAGTCAGGTTGATCATGTTCAGCTCCGTAGTGCCGGCAGGGATTCGTCCCCGGGAATAAAACGCAAGGCCACGCCGTTGTTGCACCAGCGCTCGCCCCGCGGTTGCGGGCCGTCATCGAACACATGGCCCTGATGCCCGCCACAGCGCGCACAGTGATATTCGGTGCGGGTCATGAACAGGCGATTGTCCTGTTTGAGCCCCATGTGGCCGGCAATCGGCTGGGTAAAACTGGGCCAGCCGGTGCCGCTGTCAAACTTGAACTGGCTGCTGAACAGCGGCAGATAGCAGGCCGCGCAGATATAAGTGCCCTCGCGCTTTTCCTGATTCAGCGGGCTGCTGCCGGCGCGTTCGGTGTCTTCCTCGAACAGCACGGCGTAGGCTTGCGGCGAGACCAGCCCCTGCCAGTGGCTGTGCGGCACATCCAGCGCCACCACCGTAGGTGCGCCGGTTTCACTGGCGGCCAGCGACATTCGCGCCTGGCCGAACAGCGGCAGCGCCGGCAACAGGGAAAATACTTTGAGCATTGCACGTCTTTTCATGACAGTTCTCGTTTGGGTTGTCTGTGCTATAGAGCGATGATGGGCAATGTTGTTACAGCCAGCAGGAAACTATTCCAGCGGGCAGATGTAAGCAAATATGCACTGCCCGCCAGGCAGGACCCACAACGGAGATTCCATGAAAGATCAGCCTTACCGTTTCAGCCTGGGCGCGGATGCCGGGGCCAGGGATGTCGTATTCCGGCAACTGGAGCACTTCAACCTGCAGCAGGTTGGCGACCTGATCTACGAGGACTTCCAGCTGTACGCCCGCAACGCCAGCGACGAAGTAGTTGGCGGGATGTTCGGCCACTCGGGACTGGGCTGGCTGTATATCGACTACTTCTGGGTACAGGATGACCAGCGCAGCAAGGGGCTCGGCCAGCAGCTGCTCAGGCAGGCCGAAGAACTGGCGCTGGCCAGGGGTTGCAGCGGCGTATTCCTGTAT of Pseudomonas pohangensis contains these proteins:
- a CDS encoding GNAT family N-acetyltransferase, which translates into the protein MKDQPYRFSLGADAGARDVVFRQLEHFNLQQVGDLIYEDFQLYARNASDEVVGGMFGHSGLGWLYIDYFWVQDDQRSKGLGQQLLRQAEELALARGCSGVFLYTYSFQAPGFYRKQGYQLMGVLEDCPPGHQRFYLKKRLEQ
- the msrB gene encoding peptide-methionine (R)-S-oxide reductase MsrB encodes the protein MKRRAMLKVFSLLPALPLFGQARMSLAASETGAPTVVALDVPHSHWQGLVSPQAYAVLFEEDTERAGSSPLNQEKREGTYICAACYLPLFSSQFKFDSGTGWPSFTQPIAGHMGLKQDNRLFMTRTEYHCARCGGHQGHVFDDGPQPRGERWCNNGVALRFIPGDESLPALRS
- the msrA gene encoding peptide-methionine (S)-S-oxide reductase MsrA, encoding MINLTTCWQTSLLGLAGLLFSGLLVAGEGATPAASATSKTPAAVAVFAGGCFWCTEADFDKIPGVLSTTSGYIGGHVENPTYEEVSYGATGHAEAVQVRYDPGKVTYAQLLEAFWPTIDPLTANAQFCDKGSQYRSAIFYGNAEEQRQAEASKAALEKSGRLPGPVVTEIVPATTFYPAEDYHQDYHSKNPLRYNYYRHGCGRDDRLEQLWGKPAG